GTCTTTCACTGACTAGTCCTCTGGAGTTGGCATTGACATGTGGATACTTCAGTATGGTCCAATCATAGACATAGTCCAATTGATAGCCTGATAAATACATACAATTATCTTTTAAAACCAAGAATGTCTATAATGTAattgtattgatgataattaacatCAAAATATCAAGTGATTTAGACTTCTTTCACCTTCACGAATAAATAAGTCTCGGAAAAGCTTCCTCAAGTATGAATAATCCGGTCTTTCATCAAATTTTAATGATCGGCAATAATGGAAGTACGTGTTGAACTCTGTTGGATACGATTTGCATAACACCTGTTAAGATATATTTAGTGTCacgtaacttttaataaaactgcaTAACCACACAAACTTGCCTTTAAACTTACATCAAATGTAGTCAACGTCTTCTTTTCGCTTATCCTGTCATATTTCTGCTTCTTGGTTCCTGCTTTCAATCCCTGCCATGGAAGGCTAATGCAACAAGAAagaaagaataaataaataaatacataaataaaagcCAATGATTGGCATGAAGTTAGTTAGGTAACGACTTCATATGCTCACCTTCCTCTTAAGAAATACATCATAACGAAACCAAGAGATTCCAAATCATCCCTTCTACTTTGTTCTGTATAGGACATAAGCACATTAAACTTAAATGCATTATAAACAAGTAACAAAACGGAGAGTCTACCAGATTGAGTAATGAACCAAATTAAGATTCACACAAATTCTGTTCAAATGGACAGCCGTTCAACAGTTAATAACCATTCCTTGAATTACAAAATTATTACTTTAAAAAATGATACAAACTTAATGTGAAGTAgatgttaatttttttttcttttttttaaccaAAACATATCACGAAAGTGAAGAAAGACTCACCAATTCCAAGGTGTGTGTTGACACTAGCATAGCGAGCCGTGCCTGTGAGATTCTTGTTTTCCCTAATGAAAATTATATTCACATTGTTTATCTTTTAGTATaaggattaataataattatgagtcCATAGTAGAATAAATAGTATATCTCGTAATGGTACCAAATATACAGAAACAATGACGATGATAAAATACTTATAAGAAAGATggaaaagaagaaaaaaagttTATTGAAGTGAGGGATGAGCAGCAACAGCCATATTATCAACCCTCAATTTTTTAAGAAAATATGTTCATGTCAGATTCTCGTTGCGTAGGGTCAAACAACTGAATAATTTCGCATGGTTGAAATAGGTAACAAAATATTATATCCATAATTTAATCACTCTACTGAAATAGATCATGGTATATAAATTAGTATGCTTTAATTCAATTATTGATCAGGATCAAATTGAACATCATTGGAGAGAACTAGCCTCTGGAGAAAGTACGGcacttttctatttttatttattttaatatcattagGGTTATCAGCTTACTAAAAACAATAGAAATACACATTGAGGGTAGTCAACTTACCTGTAAGGTATATGTCTATGAATATGATCCCTATACTTTTTTGCAagaccaaagtcaatgatgcacacCTATCAAAACAACCATGATACAATATCAAAAAGGCGCAGTTTAATCCtaattaattacaattatataataaTGTCACTATCATCATTTACATATAAAGCAGATACTAGGAAACAAATTAAGCCAAAAAAAAGAGAGGCTGCAAAAGATTAAGAAACTGGAGATTCACCTGATTTGCCCTGCGGCCCAACCCCATTAAAAAATTGTCAGGCTTTAGGTCACGATGAATAAAACTCCTTGAATGCATGTACTCAACTCTACTTATCtgcgaagttaaattaataattaacGACTCTTGAATCAAAATCACTCTTTAAATAATATATGATCACAAAGACTTACTAGTTGATCTGCAAGCATTAAAACTGTCTTCAATGAGAACTTTCTACCACAATAGTTGAAAAGGTCTTCAAGGCTAGGTCCAAGGAGGTCAATGACCATAACATTGTATTCGCCTTCAACTCCGTACCACTCAAGGTTAGGTACTCCCGCTTCATTAAGGACAAACACAAATGGCATCTTATATACTTTTTACACATATTGAGATAAAAAAAAGTTCTTGCCAATGTGAAGGCAAAGTTCCTTAAGGTGAAATAGTAGACTGTATATTGTTTCATCTAGCATATACAATTCTATAATTGATATTGTAATATGACCATGTTATACAAACAAGCGATTCTTACGTACTCTGACCATACTTTAACAATATACATCTCAAGTTACTTCAAGTACTTGACCTTACCTCCTCCTTTGAGAAGCTTATATACTTTTGATTCATAATGAAGTTGAGGATGCCTTGTCTTGGACGGTTCCTGAAAATTGTAGCAACACAGAAATTAATATGATATTGATGGAACaagaaatgaaaaattatctaataGAGAAGATGCACACGGTAACAATGTTGATAGTAAAAATAACTCCTAATAGAAGATATGAAGCAACATCACAAAAGTCTGGCATTCGTCTTTTCGTTCTAGCAAACGAAAAAACCAACTTACATTTTAACTTTGAACACAAATCAAACTTAAACGTAAAGCTATAAATAGATTCCTTCACAAAATTTGCATTGAAAATATAAAGAGTCGAAGCAGCACACGAACAAACCAAAATTTGGGCTTCAGTAAATGCATATAACTAAAAAAAACACTCAGCAATATTATATTGAGTATACCGTTAGACACAATTGGAAGAAAAAACAATGCAACTTCAATAAAAGGAGACATATAAATAATACTCACTTCCTCCATGGAGAAGCATACATAGTTTTAATTCAGGTTTAATTGCGGTTGCTTTAATTTTTGATAGCTTGTTCTTCTGGT
The window above is part of the Rutidosis leptorrhynchoides isolate AG116_Rl617_1_P2 chromosome 1, CSIRO_AGI_Rlap_v1, whole genome shotgun sequence genome. Proteins encoded here:
- the LOC139880653 gene encoding casein kinase 1-like protein 10 isoform X1, with product MDRVVGGKYKLGRKVGSGSFGEIYIGVHIQSGKEYAVKLEPSKTRHPQLHYESKVYKLLKGGAGVPNLEWYGVEGEYNVMVIDLLGPSLEDLFNYCGRKFSLKTVLMLADQLISRVEYMHSRSFIHRDLKPDNFLMGLGRRANQVCIIDFGLAKKYRDHIHRHIPYRENKNLTGTARYASVNTHLGIEQSRRDDLESLGFVMMYFLRGSLPWQGLKAGTKKQKYDRISEKKTLTTFDVLCKSYPTEFNTYFHYCRSLKFDERPDYSYLRKLFRDLFIREGYQLDYVYDWTILKYPHVNANSRGLVSERQIYIQSGNPGQITGTSAEKPGRTSGGQDVCGTVSRRAPSSGGRRHEISRNMTPQDVPSSRVVKPDSEKVRSSRNETPSKRASLLTSKPNSSAEATDGRSNRLVSSGRPRVSTTRRGDDNKPSGLSGNLKGGRDDPLRCFEHLQISK
- the LOC139880653 gene encoding casein kinase 1-like protein 11 isoform X2; its protein translation is MDRVVGGKYKLGRKVGSGSFGEIYIGVHIQSGKEYAVKLEPSKTRHPQLHYESKVYKLLKGGAGVPNLEWYGVEGEYNVMVIDLLGPSLEDLFNYCGRKFSLKTVLMLADQLISRVEYMHSRSFIHRDLKPDNFLMGLGRRANQVCIIDFGLAKKYRDHIHRHIPYRENKNLTGTARYASVNTHLGIEQSRRDDLESLGFVMMYFLRGSLPWQGLKAGTKKQKYDRISEKKTLTTFDVLCKSYPTEFNTYFHYCRSLKFDERPDYSYLRKLFRDLFIREGYQLDYVYDWTILKYPHVNANSRGLIQSGNPGQITGTSAEKPGRTSGGQDVCGTVSRRAPSSGGRRHEISRNMTPQDVPSSRVVKPDSEKVRSSRNETPSKRASLLTSKPNSSAEATDGRSNRLVSSGRPRVSTTRRGDDNKPSGLSGNLKGGRDDPLRCFEHLQISK